The following are encoded together in the Nocardioides okcheonensis genome:
- a CDS encoding sterol desaturase family protein has translation MKIDLTVAAIPAFVAAMGAEYAWQRTHPVEPGTRAGDYQLADTVASLSMGIGSLAAPYVARRLLDPVTPGVGRHGRTLLAIGAATAALTTVGDVVRRRLRDGSLPDPQTVPADVREVQDELAGIRQGPAVPRGDRTPPALRRTHGALAVSAVASTALVTSTTWAALTAGKRLFARSPLDLGTGPWAAAAAILGWDFVYYWNHRFSHESRWLWAVHVVHHSSERYNLSTALRQPVAEGVTLTVPYGLLALLGVRPALIEQARGINLIYQFWIHTEAIRRLGWVEKVFNTPSHHRVHHGSNRDYLDRNHGSILILWDRLFGTFEEEDEPVVYGLTTNLDSYSPARIATHEWADIAVDVAAADTWHDRWSFLLRRPGWAYARRATAGVA, from the coding sequence GTGAAGATCGACCTGACCGTCGCCGCCATCCCCGCGTTCGTCGCGGCGATGGGCGCGGAGTACGCCTGGCAGCGCACGCACCCGGTCGAGCCCGGCACCCGGGCGGGCGACTACCAGCTGGCCGACACCGTGGCCAGCCTGTCGATGGGCATCGGCAGCCTGGCCGCGCCCTACGTCGCGCGGAGGCTGCTGGACCCGGTCACGCCCGGGGTGGGGCGCCACGGGCGGACCCTGCTGGCGATCGGCGCGGCGACGGCCGCGCTCACCACGGTCGGCGACGTGGTGCGCCGTCGCCTGCGCGACGGCTCGCTGCCCGACCCGCAGACCGTGCCGGCCGACGTCCGCGAGGTGCAGGACGAGCTGGCCGGGATCCGCCAGGGGCCGGCGGTCCCGCGCGGCGACCGCACGCCTCCGGCCCTGCGCCGCACGCACGGCGCGCTCGCGGTGAGCGCGGTCGCCTCCACCGCGCTCGTCACCTCGACGACCTGGGCCGCGCTCACCGCGGGCAAGCGGCTCTTCGCGCGGTCCCCGCTCGACCTCGGGACCGGCCCGTGGGCGGCCGCGGCGGCGATCCTGGGCTGGGACTTCGTCTACTACTGGAACCACCGGTTCAGCCACGAGAGCCGCTGGCTGTGGGCGGTGCACGTGGTGCACCACTCCAGCGAGCGCTACAACCTGTCCACCGCGCTGCGCCAGCCGGTCGCCGAGGGCGTCACGCTGACCGTGCCGTACGGCCTGCTCGCCCTGCTCGGGGTCCGCCCGGCACTCATCGAGCAGGCCCGCGGCATCAACCTGATCTACCAGTTCTGGATCCACACCGAGGCGATCCGCCGGCTCGGCTGGGTGGAGAAGGTCTTCAACACACCCTCGCACCACCGGGTGCACCACGGCTCCAACCGCGACTACCTCGACCGCAACCACGGCAGCATCCTCATCCTCTGGGACCGCCTCTTCGGCACCTTCGAGGAGGAGGACGAGCCGGTGGTCTACGGCCTGACGACCAACCTCGACTCCTACAGCCCGGCGCGCATCGCCACCCACGAGTGGGCCGACATCGCCGTCGACGTCGCCGCGGCCGACACGTGGCACGACCGGTGGTCGTTCCTCCTGCGCCGCCCGGGCTGGGCCTACGCGCGACGCGCGACGGCGGGTGTGGCGTGA
- a CDS encoding 1,4-dihydroxy-2-naphthoyl-CoA synthase, which yields MSAIEGVSEIFDPEDWDVVPGFEGLTDLTYHRARAHGTVRIAFDRPDVLNAFRPHTVDELLLTLEHARTSADVGCVILTGNGPSAKNGKWAFCTGGDQRIRGRAGYQYEDVSAGAADTGAEEPSPIDRARLARLHILECQRLIRFMPKVVICVVPGWAAGGGHSLHVVADLTLASREHARFKQTDADVGSFDGGYGSAYLARQVGQKFAREIFFLADEYDAETMHRMGAVNRVVEHADLEKVALDWGRKINGKSPTAQRMLKYSFNLLDDGLVGQQLFAGEATRLAYMTDEAQEGRDQFLEKRDPDWSPFPWYY from the coding sequence ATGAGTGCTATCGAGGGTGTCAGCGAGATCTTCGACCCGGAGGACTGGGACGTCGTCCCGGGCTTCGAGGGCCTGACCGACCTGACCTACCACCGGGCGCGCGCGCACGGCACCGTCCGGATCGCGTTCGACCGGCCCGACGTGCTCAACGCGTTCCGCCCGCACACGGTCGACGAGCTGCTGCTCACCCTCGAGCACGCGCGCACCTCCGCCGACGTCGGCTGCGTGATCCTGACCGGCAACGGGCCGAGCGCGAAGAACGGCAAGTGGGCGTTCTGCACGGGCGGCGACCAGCGCATCCGCGGCCGCGCGGGCTACCAGTACGAGGACGTCAGCGCGGGCGCCGCCGACACCGGCGCGGAGGAGCCGAGCCCGATCGACCGGGCGCGGCTCGCGCGGCTGCACATCCTGGAGTGCCAGCGCCTGATCCGCTTCATGCCGAAGGTCGTCATCTGCGTCGTCCCGGGCTGGGCGGCCGGCGGCGGGCACAGCCTGCACGTCGTCGCCGACCTGACCCTCGCCAGCCGCGAGCACGCCCGCTTCAAGCAGACCGACGCCGACGTCGGGTCCTTCGACGGCGGCTACGGCTCGGCCTACCTCGCCCGCCAGGTCGGCCAGAAGTTCGCCCGCGAGATCTTCTTCCTCGCCGACGAGTACGACGCCGAGACCATGCACCGGATGGGCGCCGTCAACCGCGTCGTCGAGCACGCCGACCTGGAGAAGGTCGCCCTCGACTGGGGCCGGAAGATCAACGGCAAGTCCCCCACCGCCCAGCGGATGCTGAAGTACTCCTTCAACCTCCTCGACGACGGGCTCGTCGGCCAGCAGCTGTTCGCCGGTGAGGCCACCCGCCTGGCCTACATGACCGACGAGGCGCAGGAGGGTCGCGACCAGTTCCTCGAGAAGCGCGACCCGGACTGGTCGCCCTTCCCCTGGTACTACTGA
- a CDS encoding nitroreductase family deazaflavin-dependent oxidoreductase has protein sequence MALTGTYVPSTSEWVRDQVEAYEASDGAEAGTLPGTSYPIVVVTSVGAKSGNLRKNPVMKVERDGAYLAVASKGGAPENPEWYHNFLAHPEVELQDGAEKHVYATRVLEGAEREDWWQHAVATWPTYADYQVKTDREIPLFLLERA, from the coding sequence ATGGCACTGACTGGAACCTATGTCCCGAGCACGTCCGAGTGGGTCCGCGACCAGGTGGAGGCGTACGAGGCCTCCGACGGCGCGGAGGCCGGCACCCTGCCCGGCACGAGCTACCCGATCGTAGTCGTCACGTCCGTCGGCGCGAAGTCCGGCAACCTGCGCAAGAACCCGGTGATGAAGGTCGAGCGCGACGGCGCCTACCTCGCGGTGGCGTCCAAGGGCGGCGCCCCGGAGAACCCGGAGTGGTACCACAACTTCCTCGCCCACCCCGAGGTCGAGCTGCAGGACGGGGCGGAGAAGCACGTCTACGCCACGCGGGTCCTCGAGGGCGCCGAGCGCGAGGACTGGTGGCAGCACGCGGTCGCCACCTGGCCGACCTACGCCGACTACCAGGTCAAGACGGACCGCGAGATCCCGCTCTTCCTGCTCGAACGCGCCTGA
- a CDS encoding response regulator, whose protein sequence is MSSTSAIRVYLLDDHAVVRRGLRTVLELEDDIEVVGEAGTVAEGVPQILELAPDVAVLDGRLPDGHGIEVCRQVRSADPDIKALILTSYDDDEALFNAILAGAGGYVLKQVDESALVSGIRAVHQGQSLIDPAVAVRVIERMRSRETAAPAGLSALTDLESEILDLITEGLTNRQIGERLYLAEKTVKNHVTGLLAKLGVQRRTQAAVIASQRGRGPQA, encoded by the coding sequence ATGAGCAGTACATCCGCGATCCGCGTCTACCTGTTGGACGACCACGCCGTCGTGCGGCGCGGGCTGCGCACCGTGCTCGAGCTCGAGGACGACATCGAGGTCGTCGGCGAGGCCGGGACCGTCGCCGAGGGCGTCCCGCAGATCCTCGAGCTGGCCCCCGACGTCGCGGTCCTCGACGGCCGGTTGCCCGACGGCCACGGCATCGAGGTGTGCCGCCAGGTCCGCTCGGCCGACCCGGACATCAAGGCGCTGATCCTCACCAGCTACGACGACGACGAGGCGCTGTTCAACGCGATCCTCGCCGGCGCCGGCGGCTACGTCCTCAAGCAGGTCGACGAGAGCGCACTGGTGAGCGGCATCCGTGCGGTCCACCAGGGGCAGTCGCTGATCGACCCGGCGGTCGCGGTGCGGGTCATCGAGCGGATGCGCTCACGGGAGACGGCCGCCCCGGCCGGCCTGTCGGCGCTGACCGACCTCGAGTCGGAGATCCTCGACCTGATCACCGAGGGGCTCACCAACCGCCAGATCGGCGAGCGGCTCTACCTCGCCGAGAAGACGGTGAAGAACCACGTCACCGGCCTGCTCGCCAAGCTCGGCGTGCAGCGACGCACGCAGGCGGCGGTCATCGCGTCGCAGCGCGGCCGCGGCCCCCAGGCCTGA
- the csrA gene encoding carbon storage regulator CsrA, with protein sequence MLVVSRRAGESVVIGDNVTVSVLEVRGDVVRIGIDAPRSVAVHRQELLAQLAQSNQEAASPSDNAVDSLLTAIRDRSKDA encoded by the coding sequence ATGCTGGTCGTGAGCCGCCGTGCGGGAGAGAGCGTCGTCATCGGCGACAACGTGACCGTCTCGGTGCTCGAGGTGCGCGGCGACGTCGTCCGCATCGGCATCGACGCCCCGCGCTCGGTGGCGGTGCACCGCCAGGAGCTGCTGGCGCAGCTGGCCCAGTCCAACCAGGAGGCGGCCTCGCCCAGCGACAACGCCGTCGACTCGCTGCTCACCGCGATCCGCGACCGATCCAAGGACGCCTGA